In one Thioclava sp. ES.031 genomic region, the following are encoded:
- a CDS encoding universal stress protein, protein MFEKIMVPIDLRHVEKMDKTLKVASEIAAKHDAEVVFIGVTSQEPSEFGHNAKEYAAKLDAFAQGHANEFGHKGSSKAVIVPDPAVDLDKTLLKTADELGADLVVMATHVPNAANYLFASHGGHLAAHSDASVFLVRG, encoded by the coding sequence ATGTTTGAAAAGATTATGGTTCCGATCGACCTGCGTCACGTCGAGAAGATGGACAAGACGTTGAAAGTCGCTTCGGAGATCGCTGCGAAACACGATGCAGAAGTCGTGTTTATCGGTGTCACAAGCCAAGAGCCGAGCGAATTCGGCCACAATGCCAAGGAATATGCCGCGAAACTGGACGCTTTCGCGCAAGGCCATGCCAACGAGTTTGGGCATAAGGGGTCGTCGAAGGCGGTCATCGTGCCCGACCCGGCCGTTGATCTCGACAAGACGCTGCTGAAGACGGCCGACGAGCTCGGGGCCGATCTGGTGGTGATGGCCACGCATGTGCCCAACGCGGCCAACTATCTCTTTGCGTCGCATGGCGGCCACCTCGCCGCGCACAGCGATGCGTCGGTGTTTCTCGTACGTGGATAA
- the rpmD gene encoding 50S ribosomal protein L30 produces the protein MATIVVKQIGSPIRRPAIQRATLKGLGLDKMNRTRELEDTPAVRGMVAKIPHLVEIVEERG, from the coding sequence ATGGCTACCATCGTCGTCAAGCAGATCGGTTCGCCGATCCGTCGCCCCGCCATCCAGCGTGCCACGCTGAAAGGTCTGGGTCTGGACAAGATGAACCGTACCCGTGAGCTGGAAGATACCCCGGCCGTGCGCGGTATGGTCGCGAAAATCCCGCACCTCGTCGAAATCGTCGAAGAGCGCGGCTGA
- the rpsE gene encoding 30S ribosomal protein S5 gives MAERDNRRGRRDARDENPEFADRLVAINRVSKTVKGGKRFGFAALVVVGDQRGRVGFGKGKAKEVPEAIRKATEQAKRNLIRVPLRDGRTLHHDIEGRHGAGKVVMRTAPEGTGIIAGGPMRAVFEMLGVKDVVSKSTGTQNPYNMIRATLNGLTREASPRQVAARRGKKVADILKKPEAEAPAEATEA, from the coding sequence ATGGCAGAACGTGACAACCGCCGGGGCCGCCGCGACGCCCGCGACGAAAACCCGGAATTCGCCGATCGCCTCGTCGCGATCAACCGCGTGTCGAAAACCGTGAAGGGTGGTAAGCGCTTTGGCTTCGCAGCCCTCGTGGTCGTCGGCGACCAGCGTGGCCGTGTCGGCTTCGGCAAAGGCAAGGCCAAAGAGGTTCCGGAAGCGATCCGCAAAGCCACCGAGCAAGCGAAGCGCAACCTGATCCGCGTCCCGCTGCGCGATGGCCGCACGCTGCACCACGACATCGAGGGCCGTCACGGCGCTGGTAAGGTCGTGATGCGCACCGCACCGGAAGGTACCGGGATCATCGCCGGTGGTCCGATGCGTGCCGTGTTCGAGATGCTGGGCGTGAAGGACGTCGTGTCGAAATCGACCGGCACCCAGAACCCCTACAACATGATCCGTGCCACGCTGAACGGTCTGACCCGCGAAGCAAGCCCCCGTCAGGTGGCTGCGCGCCGCGGCAAGAAAGTGGCCGACATCCTCAAGAAGCCCGAGGCTGAGGCACCTGCCGAAGCCACGGAAGCGTAA
- the rplR gene encoding 50S ribosomal protein L18 has protein sequence MANSKRDLFLKRRLRVRNKLRKMAAGRARLSVHRSSKNISVQLIDDVNGRTLAAASTLEKDLGVVGKNNVEAAAKVGAAIAERAKKAGVETCYFDRGGFLFHGKIKALADAAREGGLKF, from the coding sequence ATGGCAAACAGCAAACGGGATCTGTTCCTCAAGCGCCGCCTGCGCGTCCGGAACAAGCTTCGCAAGATGGCCGCTGGTCGCGCCCGTCTTTCGGTGCATCGTTCGTCGAAGAACATCAGCGTTCAGCTGATCGACGACGTCAACGGTCGCACTCTGGCCGCCGCTTCCACGCTCGAGAAAGATCTCGGTGTGGTCGGCAAGAACAACGTCGAAGCGGCAGCCAAAGTTGGCGCCGCGATCGCCGAGCGTGCGAAGAAGGCCGGTGTCGAAACCTGCTACTTCGACCGCGGTGGCTTCCTGTTCCACGGGAAGATCAAGGCGCTCGCCGACGCAGCCCGCGAAGGCGGTCTGAAGTTCTAA